A genome region from Brassica oleracea var. oleracea cultivar TO1000 chromosome C2, BOL, whole genome shotgun sequence includes the following:
- the LOC106324410 gene encoding uncharacterized protein LOC106324410, with translation MSKFRSLDFDLDFTQTVDGGSSVMVNSLDMQSFILRARVLKLYRKALKIAHRAPPQARGELKPSIRQEMEKNSECKDKQKIRYLISEGLERIKQLDEKLDMQGH, from the exons ATGTCAAAGTTTCGGTCTTTGGATTTTGATCTAGATTTTACTCAAACTGTTGAT GGAGGTTCTTCGGTTATGGTTAATTCCTTAGATATGCAGAGCTTTATCCTCCGAGCTAGAGTGCTTAAACTTTACAGGAAAGCATTGAAGATAGCTCATAGAGCTCCTCCTCAGGCTAGAG GGGAATTGAAACCGAGTATAAGGCAAGAGATGGAAAAGAACAGTGAGTGCAAGGACAAGCAAAAGATCAGGTATCTGATTAGTGAAGG CTTAGAGAGGATTAAACAACTTGATGAGAAGTTGGACATGCAAGGCCATTGA